Genomic segment of Populus nigra chromosome 6, ddPopNigr1.1, whole genome shotgun sequence:
ACGCTTGGCACAACCTCAAATGTTCATGTAAGCCAACCTGCTTGTTTATCAAGTTGCATTTTAGCATCTGTGATATGATGCAGATTGAATAGTTAAATTTCACCATGCACGAAtaactgaattttattttagaatcatGAATTCATAACACTTACGTCCCTCGTGATTTCTCGAGACACCATAACTTTACCCAACTTGATAGGATTTAAAAATCTTGCTATTGAAATTCCATAATTTTTCTGActagagaagaaaatgaaattccaAATTTTACACACCATTTCCAAACTCCCCACTACCACCTGACTACTAGATTATTCTCTTACATAACTATCATGAGTTTCCAAAACAAAGCATACATGAAGCCACACGATAACCTTAACAATTTCCGTAGTTCCCACTGCTTCATTGCTGTATGTATGGCAGTGGCTGcttcatttatgtttttcatgatttcttttCTGGTGATGGATGTGATATGAACCTGAAATCTTGAGGAACTACAAATATATATAGCCTGTTTTTTGTTGAAAGAACAGTTCTTGCTGCATATTCTCTAACTGTAAAGATATCTTCTCTGTGCCAGGTTCATGTGACCTCTAAATTTGAGAGCCAAACACCCTTCAGCGTGGGCATGGCATCAGATCCCATGTCTTTGCGACGAGGAGGAAAAAAGCTTGCCATGGAAGATGTGTGCTATTACCAATGGCCCCTTCCTGGCATTCCccaggtattttttattttttgatcttgCATATGAAGCAacattttaatgcttttttttgtgGGGAGAAGggatgtatatatattttgtcagGAAAGTTAAAGGATCTAAATGCCTACCTTGCAGTTTGGCGTATTTGGTATCTGTGATGGACATGGTGGAGTAGCTGCTGCGAAATCTGCTAGCAAGTTAGTGTTCTTGTTTCAGTTTTAACATATTACCTTGATGTAGATTaaacaaagatcattttcctatTGTCACCTCTAACTGTGAAAGTCTGTGAAAGCAAACTACCTCGCACACTTGCACGGTTTACTTGTTGTTCTTGTCCAAGAAGGTGGCTGGTTGAGATTGTCATTTGATGTTCACTGGTTTAAGGAATATGCTCTAAAAGAAACCACTTTTCTATTGCGTCTAATATCCTGtggttttctttctcttctttcttccttaTTCACTACTCATGAGTCCAATCCTTGCTATCCTTGTCTATTTTATCCCCTGATTCTGCATTTATATGATTAATTGGCTGCTTATCATACCTTTTTGGTAATTTAGTAATtactttttcattatgttttttttccagaatgCTTCCTGAGAAGGTTGCCAGTATTCTGTCAGATTCTCTTGTAAGGGAGAGGGTTTTATTGCAATGTGATGCCTCAGATGTTCTTAGAGTTGCATTTTCTCAAACTGAAGCTGATATGAATAACTATTATGAGGTTTTTCCCCTggcttttcttgttttgtttgtatCTACTGATTGTGATTTCTTAAAGTCTTAATTAAAAAGCTTTTCATGTTTGCATCCTAAAATTGTTTGGGATGGTTGAGGAAGGTTGAAACAAGTTTACTCCAAATGCAAATTAACCCCATTAGGTGACTTGAGTTATACCACACTGCCTTTGTGATACAGGATGGctggtttttgaattttcaaacaGCCGCCTTAGTTGTTCATCAATGGCCAAGTCTGATATGCTGCTTTTGATTGTTTCTTGAATTGTGACAACCACTATGTAGGTGTCCCTGCATAATAAAAAGTAGCTAAATGAAGTAGGCTAATCAGAGGCTAGTGGATGACCAGTTGGTAAGCAATGCATCACAATTACTATTTTACGATACATGATGTTTTGGGATCAAGTTGCAGGCTAGCAGTATGGTTTATGTGTAGACACTCACTATTGCTCCTCTTGCTGTATCTTGGTTTATTACCTGGTGCAGGAGAGCACATGTAGAATTCAGCTAGAACTTCTAACACATTCATAACTGCTTAATGATGAAACCTTAACTGGTTTCTTATTGTCATGTACATGTTTTGTGGAAGGTCATATTTGGGCAATGTGTTGTTTTAACTCTTAAATGAACCGGCTAGTTAGAATATGAGCATTTTGTGGATTGTCAAAAGATCATTACCGGGGTGTTTTGTTCAAAGATAGCTTGGATCAATGAAGCACCTCAGGTCCTTGGGGATGATGCACTTACACACTTTatttaatagaaataaaagGGGGATTGAACAAGTTATGTGACTAATTTTTATAAGAAGGCACtttctcttctttattcttgTATTTGGAAAGCATGGCTGGTTGAATTCAGAGCAACATTGCACTTAAGTGGATTTAACTCTTGTTAACCTGTTGATTTTCTAGTTTAACTGGTATCGTTTCCTGATTCAAGTTAAGAGAAGAGTGGCGAAATTGTAGATTGTTTACCACTGTGAAATGATTTTATTACCTACTTTTGAACCTTTTTTGTGCATCAAAAACTTATAAGATTATCATCTGGCATATTATAATGGCCAATTCCCTGCAGGGTTGTGCTGCAACATTGCTTCTGGTCTGGGCTGATAGTGATGAAAATTTCTTTGCACAATGTGCCAATGTTGGAGATGCAGCTTGCATTATGAAGTATGTTTTTATATTCTCATTTTGTAATTTGAAGAGTGCcgacaaaaatcaaaatcccaAAAAGGCTGTAGAATGCTTCGATTATAACTTAAATCTATATGAAAATGGAATCTTACAACTCACAATCAGGCCTTGATAAGCTATCAAATAGTGGTCCTTGTTTAACAGTCATCCTAAAAAAAGCTTATCAGGAGTACCAATTTTCCTTGAAAAGCTTTTAACTCTGACACAGAGTACTCACCTTTTGAAAGGGACTGCCCTATTGGCTGCTGTTAATATGAAGCTACACCAATCTCATTTAGGACATTCCAAAAGTTATGGATTTCtaaatataacatgaaaaacaaaaaaactttattttttgctaTCATAACTGCATCTTTAATACCATATTTTCAGTGTTGATGGGAAGCAGATTAAGATGACAGAAGATCACAGAGTAAGTAGTTACTCTGAAAGACTTCGACTTAATGAAACTGGAGAACCATTGAGAGATGGAGAAACACGGCTTTATGGTAAGTTAAGGGGTGACATTTTATGACATGTTTCATATCATTGCGTAGATAATAACTCACCCTTATTTTTCCTTATTCAGGCTTGAACCTTGCTCGGATGCTTGGTGACAAATTTCTGAAACAGCAGGAACCCCGCTTTAGTTCAGAGCCTTATATAAGTGAAACTGTACATGTTAAGCAAGCGAGCAGTGCTTTTGCACTATTGGCGAGGTGATTTCTGAACAGAACTTACAAATTTTGCTGTCTATACAAATTctgtttattatatatttactgGAAGTGTGAATCTGGATCCTTCAAAAATTGCAGCGATGGCTTTTGGGATGTTATTAGTTTAAAGAAGGCCGCCCAGCTTGCCATGCAGGTTAGCCTCCTTTCATCTTCTCATTCTAACATGATACATGTTAGTTATGAGTTTGTGgaaatttttatattctaatgacattttgcatttttttatctatacagGCAAAGCAGAAGTATTCTGCAGATGGAGAGAATGTAGCCGAGAAGGTTGCAAGCATTTTGTTGACCGAGGCTAAAACATTGCGAACAGAGGATAACACCTCTATAGTTTTCTTGGACTTTGACAGAAAATTTAGAATATCTTGTAAAGTTGATTCTTAATGTAAATTACAAGTTTTGGtgtacatttaatttttttttcctggagtCTTTTTTCTTTGAGCTGTAGTCTCCATCTATATACACTGTTTCCCGTCAGATGGGTATATGCATCGAGATAATGTGTTCAGCAAAATTTTAGCTTCTCGACTTGAAGTTGGTGCACAACAGGCTATAAACACGCTGGTCTCGTCCCTTTGGTAAAAAACTAACAGTAACAGTGTCTCGACCCAAATTAGCTTAGGTAGCTTACATGGATCCGCCTCTACCCTAATCGCTAAGGACCAATTCCAGAATTTCTGTGGCTTTGCAAGGATGTTGGAGTTTGCCATAGCTGGTTTTCTAAGTGTAATGtttgaaaagaattttgattttttttttgaaattcagcacatttaaaaaaaattggaaactaGTACAGGCTGAAAAAGATTTTGGCAAATAGTAAGGAGCTATGGCATTTTAGTTTTACACAAACAGCAAATAGGGGAGGTAGAggaaaagatatttaaaatataatctgATGACATTTTcataccattaaaaaaacttaatgggaTAAATCCATAGGTATCAagaaaaactattaataataattaatgtaaGTCACAAAAGACAAGTGAGACACCtatcatttcttttaaatacaCATGTAACCCACGCTAATCACCATTAATAGCATTCATTgatatttgttaatttatatttataaaagttttttaaatggtAAAGAGAGGTTATCGTTGGAAATTTAGTGACTCTCacatctttttccttttattttctctctcttattttccttgtttttttttgttaaaattaaaatatagcaGTTCTTGAATAAGTATTTCCTGAATTgtgatatttcaaaaaaaaaaattctaacatcTTTTTCCTCGTGTTGTTTCTTCAAAATTCTCTAACACGTGCTAGAAAGGAAAAATACTTAGAATTTCAAAAGCCATATAACATCATGTAATTAGGGCACGTGACTCTAATCCGAGCGTAACTCGAGGAGCATTGACTTTTGGCGTTGCTGTTGTCTGATCCATGATGGAACGGACACCAAGCAGATAGATTAACCTCACGAGAAAGACTCTCTTCTCTAATTTGTGGTCACCGTTGCCTCCCATGACAATGTCTTTTTTTCAGAGAGGTGAGCAGAACATGAACCGTGCGTGTCCACTGGGCCAGTCAGGGTCGGACCTTCCAAGGAAGTACAACGAGTAGAAGTGATTTGAGATACGCAGAAAGGGTGACTTTGTATCGAAAAGAGTCGCTCTCTATTCGTCAAACATGGCTGAAATTGGTTTCGTTGGTGTTTgtgggaaaaaataaaagcgAAGAATGTGAATGTGATATCGGAGGGTGACGTTAGTGGCACAGCCAGCTTTTAAGGTTAATGagttattgaaaaaaactataaataagatgttttaaaatatttaaaaaatattatatatatatatatatatataaaaaaaaaattagtggagtcttgaatcaattttattttatatttaaaatattttattaataaagatcTTAACAAATAGTTCTTAGTTTAATAGACTCCGAGTCATATTGTGATAATTATAGTAATAGGTATGGTGTGATATAGTTGAATTGaacatcaaaaaagaaaaattataagattatttttttatttttaaaatagtttttatttttaaaaaatatttgaaaaaaagattaaaattccCATGAAAGTTTAGCACTTGAGATCATCTGTTGTcatttacaatttttattttttaattttttaaaacatgattataaaattagtttattttttgaaaaataaagcaacACCAACAATCACTTGCACaattttgaaaatcattttatctggtcttgaaaaaaatttagcaatCAATGGTTAGTATTTTACATTctgaaaacaaactaaaactaacaatttactattttatttttaaattcagaaaaaggcaaaatcaaattcccaaaaaaaaaagagattaaccCTTCTAgttttgagaaataaattaaatgatcccttttatttcaaaaactaatcattcaatcatttttatcatttttatatttttttctaatcattttgttctttgaaaaaataaaaaaaaatgtcaagaaaacaaaacatttttataataaaggaaaattaaattaagcatGATATCAAAGAATTAGagaaatagtttttaaaataagggGAGGTAATTAATTCTTTTCTCGAAAATCAAAACTACCACTTAATTAAGTTTGTCTTTGtatttacatttcaaaaatatttttaaaaagaagagaatttttttatttaaaatgaattttttttggtaattttatattattttaatgtattatattaaaaatattttttaaaaaataaaaaatatattattttaatatatttataaataaaatatatttttaaaaataatcgcAAACAACATTGTTAAGTTAAATTAACTTGCTACACACCACAAGCAAAGTACAAACCGCCCCAACCTCTAAACCCCTTGCCAAACGCGCGTAGGCCTGTCTCTACTCTACTCTGTATAAACCCAACGAAGCAAAATGGG
This window contains:
- the LOC133696077 gene encoding protein phosphatase 2C 70-like — protein: MSMAMMLQGSTAGVLLPLLMLFLIILLILIACKPWRFFSSLSSPSRTLKVGELERPLVLDDANARDQGNELTRSNDLEGAYSQNEGLLRSPWTHGLVYKQRLPSASPQLNQGDSIVLDVVSDQIEELSTGQTFRCLSLTEPLAEVQKHARLEDQSPNLKYGLENDLLQEFVPKVITDQRSCLSLEVISGPSRGLRCSVQSISGPLTLGRVSSDLLLKDSEVSGKHAMINWNADKNKWELVDMGSLNGTLLNSQLISHPDSGSRLWGDPVELSNGDIITLGTTSNVHVHVTSKFESQTPFSVGMASDPMSLRRGGKKLAMEDVCYYQWPLPGIPQFGVFGICDGHGGVAAAKSASKMLPEKVASILSDSLVRERVLLQCDASDVLRVAFSQTEADMNNYYEGCAATLLLVWADSDENFFAQCANVGDAACIMNVDGKQIKMTEDHRVSSYSERLRLNETGEPLRDGETRLYGLNLARMLGDKFLKQQEPRFSSEPYISETVHVKQASSAFALLASDGFWDVISLKKAAQLAMQAKQKYSADGENVAEKVASILLTEAKTLRTEDNTSIVFLDFDRKFRISCKVDS